The region gaggaggaggaggaggaggaggaggtgaaagggagagtgaggtgggggagggaggaacggacgaggagagggaggaggaagagggggaaagggaaggtgaaggacaggtgtgggagggagggacgagcgaagaggcggaggacaaggaggagaaagagggagaggaggaggaggaagttgggcgggttgaggggagaggggggacggtagaggaaggcgaggaggaggaggaggaggaagtggaggaagaagaggagaaggaggggtgggaagcggggagagcggagatggtcgaggaggaggaggaggaggaggatgggaggggcttcTGCGTGGGAGAAGACAatgctggaggggaggaggacgaggaagaaaaggaagaggaaggggaagaggaggaggcggggcttgttgctgctgcactaactagTAAGtttacctgggcggcgagagtcgtaaccctattgtctaactctatgatcctctgatcatccttctgagtcttaacgcagaacctacaaacgcccttggaaagaaagtactgcttggccatgcgaaggccacacccagaacaacgcttgagggacgtcatggtgaagatatgggcgaggcaagacggaaacaattaggcgcgttaagacgataacaaagtacgcagctgcggtgaggtcgtcaggtcaaatctctgtgcaaaaatgtgtatctaggaaaacaaaccaacagctgctgtgaggtcgcagtcaggtcaattccccggggaaaagggtttgtctcgggtaaaaaggtgcggttatttctacccaccaagacgaaacataggccaatattaatatactgagaaatcacttacgtaaagaagataataactgtgttcactaggtttgcgcggaaagtggattatcaagtgttttgtgtggacttagaaattaacgtagcttggcgcgcctgattcacgtagtcctattatcacagcacaataaagtatcctaataatagaagaagaaaacacaaaagcaatataaaaaacacaaaagcaatataaaaccgtatagcactgggttggcgtgaaagaatgttgaatttagtgtagatgtgggaagcttaatacacttgtcctaggagtaactgtggatcactatctaactaagtaaatactaaatcagaacacttagcggtctgtagtagaaggcagggtaatcctcctggttttgtagtacagtacagcagcagttcacagaagcacagaacgcctcacaccgcaaaagcagaggaaagagtGAGTTGgctccacacagcagcggggcaaaatCACGTGACTGTCCTGTCCTGGCGCCACGCTGGAGGGTTGTCGTTGAAGTCCACAACTGTAGGCAAAGAAAACATCTGGCCAGGCTTAACAAAACACgactatagaggttttgcagctgacgtcattagtgggggtgcgggggtagcgctGGCCTGCACGgtcatcttggtggtcagtggtggtggtcacttatcaaagcaaaccttagtggcggctgcacaagtgctctgtgtttTCGTCACGGGATTCGTATGCTGTGTGGTTGGATGTTCTAATCGACACGGGAGAGATGTTgagtcattttatagatttccagcgaatccaaaatagcgggggaagtggatagcagctgtgaggagggaaaactggcggccgtctgcttcatctctaCTCTGTAGTGTTCATTTTGTCAGAattaaatattacaggcaaggctgatcagattattacatgaggtaacactcatttagatATTGCCCCGGGTctcctagcttattgtgtggcgggggcactgtggaacgggatttacatgagctggcggtggtagacacgcatggcggcgctcaagcaggggaagaaaataagaaaggaaattcagtggaggcaaagtgcacagagggacagagctcagtgctgggtggagtatataagtgtacgcagggaagtgaccctcaaagagtgcgtagtgtaaggtgacttacagtcacctgccctcacctgtcgtcacttgccctcacctgtttgcctgcctatGCTGCCTACCttggcatcactggtcagcaacaggagatcggccaggcagggggacagccagtcaaccgaccagccagacaatcagccaaccaaccaatcagccagtcaaccagccagccagccaaccaatcagccagtcagtcaaccacccagtcagtcatccagtcaaccagtcagccatccagtcggtcagttagacagacagtcagtttaccaatcagccagccaatcaacccaccaggcaaccagtcaacccaccagtcaaccagtcaaccagacagccagccagctagacagccagtcaaccagtctcctcctcctaaagTACTGATTTTTTCAATATATCTTAGCTTcccagcattctcaagcgatctctcgtaatcacttaacacaaatgatgctgatggtcctgccatttgcccgcgggtagtgacttggggatggggcacgcacacgtggtccgtctgctcactctgctggggaggtgaccaccaacgggtttgcagacgacgcacaaggtgcagacgacgctatttcgtgacgtcactgcaaaaccacTATAGGGTCGGTGTGGTctgacgcttccacccctcaactatttccaaaggccaaaatggagcTTAGTCGGTTTCCtaggagtgttttttcaggttcaaggtacagaagaagggtcagactatcatcatgatcataaaactacccatggaaataaccacaacTCCTAtgcaagcctagtcaaatatgagCGCTTGggtgctgaaatgtttaagaatatgaccctagatAGTTACTTTTGTCCACTTGTTCTGCCCCCTCCTACATGTGTGTCCTGCCCAGAGTTGGCAGGATTTTAATCAAATATTTATAATCGAAATAAAAAAGTGGTTTTCTGTATTCATATGTTCTCTATTACTTAATTTACTGTCTGGATGCATTCCGAGGTTGAGAACCCACTCTAAAAAACAGCTGGTGCGGAAATATACCTTCTTTGTCAGCCATAATGTTCAGTACCTCAAGCATATGGAAACTTCATGCATACAATTTGCCTTCGGCCCAATTAGTCTGGCTATATAAGTGTTTACTGTCTACATGTAATTTGCCGTCAATAACCACTGTGGCGGTGGAGGAGAGCTGGGGTATGCCTGAGTCCGTGGCCAGCACAGTCAGCACGTGTTGAGCCTCAGTCTCTGCATCCAGCTCCTTGGTGAGTGTGACGACACCGTCCAGGGCACGCACCTCAAAGCTGCCACACTCCATGACACACGAGTAGCGCACTGAACCGCCCGGCCCCGTGTCCACGTCACTTGCTGAAACCTGTACAAGGCAGAGGGTGAAGGTGTCTCGACAATGCAAAAAGAATTCAAACTTTTGATTTTTCGATCAGCTTATCAAACTTATGCATAAGATCCATTTTTGATTGATTAACAATGAAATGTTATTAGGTAGTGAATGGGAATCAATATTTATAAAAGAGTTTATGGTCAAattttcatattaaaaaaaaagtggaaaaacctGTAATATTTGCTGAAGTAATTTACCTGCAGCACCACGTGGCCCGGTGATGCAGCCTCCGACACGTCTTCCTTGAAGACGGAACGGCTGAACTCCGGCGGGTTGTCATTGACGTCCGTGACTGCGACTGTGACGTGGGTGTCCGTGTGGCCTCCGGTGAAGGGGTCCCGCGCCCGCACCGTCAGGTTGTGGCTGGTGGAGGCCTCGTAGTGCAGCAGGGCAGTGGTCTGGACGACGCCTGGACACAGGGTGACACCATTACCTTTGTGAGCTAAGACCAGTGAGGGAAGcatgtagtgctgacttgcctgatgggcgagcctcccataacccacttaaccagtggggtacctctttggccgactggtaaaggagtggttctcccgttacgctggtcgcgggttcgatccccggcgccagcaaaacctttccttgtctggattaatttctcgtgtgtttcgttacacgcagaggacgtgtgtgattgtagaaaagaggaaaattctggcatttcaagcAGTGCTGGACCAGTAAATGCCAATATACTCAGACTAAACACCTCACCAGTACCATATAAAAACTGTTCTATATCACAAGGTTCATGCAAGTGcttggagggaaaaatgaaaaaaatgtgttggcagggataatgaatgatacacacacacacacacacacacacacacatcttatgaACATCATGAGAAATGTCTCTGTACATGTTTTCGAGTGATAAGTTGCCAAGGCAGGCAGGGAAACAGAAGGCAGCAACCACTTCATGTACTTATGATCAACAAAACTGACAGACATTCATTAAGTGTCATGTCAAAGTGTTAATGGTTCAATAATGTATCCAGAGTGCATATGAAGGATGACTAACTTTTATACAAAGTTATATTTATGAGTCCCTGCAAACACCCCAAGAAACTTGGGCATGTGTTAGTTCTTATTAGAGTTAAGTTTTAATCTGGAACCAATTCCCCGCTGGAGCCTTTCCTCCTGGCAGTGTGTTGCACCCGCAGCCACGGCCACGGACAGGCTCCTGAGCCAAGGCTAGAGATTCAACAACAGAAATCCCAATTACACATAGTAATgatcggatatatatatatatatatatatatatatatatatatatatatatatatatatatatatatatatatatatatatatatatatatatcagagctgggcacttccgatcatcagtccgatcgtccgatcttccgatctgatcgaaACAGCAactggcgatcggaatgcaaagattggatcatctttgtaaaaggtaatcggactgtggagatcggaacttcacaaactaacttccgatcaccgatcacagtaAAGAAAGgtgtcaacgttgtcatggcaacaagtgactgcggacttcttacaattatttttatacacgttgctaaatagttactttaAATAAGcctctttatttataaaattaagcgataattattgatcgttaatctATTTAATCCTGGTACGGTATCATGAACtagacgcgcaggcgcaaagtcctttaaaggtacacttgcctatatctatttacatcccttaaaaaaaatacatacataagaaaataaggaatctgcaagaggtcagttgacctacacgtggtagttcctgtaaaaatataaactctaaaatctccatccataaatatactgagtggcccgactcatatattttccgcatgtggccctctgtgaaaaaaagtttggacacccctGACCTAGACAGACTATGGTGCTTTCTCTAGAGGGTTAAATAGCCTACTTACAGACTTGCAGCCAGATACTTaacaactgcaaggcattgtgatttgacaagatggcgccactataaacactcgcctgcgccagaacgggctgggccgaccatcaggccccacctggaagaagccatgggccgaccatcaggccccaccgggaagatgcctaccggcgcaataggcaacgtaaaacaaaacaaaaaacaaaacaaacaaaccgtACACCACCGCTTCCGGCTGGCTACTGAGGCGTAAACCATAGCTGAACCCACCAACCTTCCACCTGATGACGTCATGCGCCAGTTGATTAAAAATTTGACGCGCTCTCCGGTAGACCCTGTGTCTTTTGATCCTGGGCTacagtagtgggcttccgctcacttcagtaaccgagtggcctgccccagttgcCAGGTATGCagtttctgctgcagtgttaccaccctctaatggggGCAGCGTCAGTTCattttcgggaaaccaacaagacctaagctaaaaggggaGGCTTCGCCCCACCTCGACCCCCCCACCTTCTTAAAACCCTGCTCAGGTACTCCTGGGTCTTAGAGACCCGGGTATACCCTAAATGTATGTCATATGTATTATGTAGATTTCTGGGACACCTGTCCTTTCTGATAGCTTCCTAACTTTATGTGCCCATGTAAGGTGTAGGGAGGTTACTTTGAGATCACCCTTAGTTTCTCCATTATATGGGCTAAAAGTTGCATTCGGGTCTGTGAGACCCAGGTGTACCTGGGGAGTGCGGTTGTACGGGCCCGTAAGACCCAGGTGTACCTAACTACTGTGAGTGATGGGGCCTCTGAGACCCAGGTGTACCTGGGGAGTGCGGTTGTACGGGCCCGTAAGACCCAGGTGTACCTAACTACTGTGAGTGATGGGGCCTCTGAGACCCAGGTCTACCTAACAGGTTGGGTGTTTTATGAGTATCTAAAATTATTATAAACTGTAACAAATATTGTTTTTCTTATGAATAACAGTTATTATTGTGTACATGATGCATATTGTCACTGCCTGTTATACTAATGTGCTTCATTTTTTATTACAGGTCATCTGATGCTGATCAAAACACTGAAGAACAGGAATGGCAAACAGTGAAAAGTGCATACAGCAAAGGGATACAGCAAAGAGTGATATGATCCTCATAAAAACAATCAAAAGAACAGTAGTGAAAACTAATAAAAAGCTATGAATGTTTTTATACAATATGTGAATTAGATGagtgctaatatttttttttctttacaggctGTATAAATAATTTCAGGtgcaataaataagaaaataaataaaataaattcagataaataaataacactAAATAACAATTAAATCTAAAATAGTGTGTGGAAGTGAAGGTAAAGTGATGTGATGCTGATaaaaacaatgaatatatgaaaaaaaaagtcgtgaaaacaaatgaaaagttgTGAATTAGATGAGTGCTAaaatttgtttttctttacagGTAATATGAATAATttcagataataaataaataaataaatatataaaaatggcagctagaagagaaagagacagtgaCATTTCTGACGCAGAATCCAATATTAGTGAGAATATTAGTGAGAATGAAGATCAATTAGACATTGAAGTAGACTATGACAGTGATGAGATGGTGGAATATGTGCCTTCACAAGCAGAACTGGTACaaagtgacagtgatgatgaggatgttcctcagaaaaagaggaaacgaccTTCCTCCAGGTGTTCACCAAGGAAGCAGCTGACTTTACCCTCCACTTCTACAGATGCTGGTCCGTCCGCATCTGCAGGTCCTGCAATAGCCAGTGCTCCGGAGGATCCTCCAAGTTCACCGGGGCAGGAAGATGAAGCAGTCAGGTTGACTGTTAAATTTAACAGGAGTAGTTTGCGGGGCAAAAAGGGCCATTCTTGGTCCACCACTCCGCCAACCAGAGGAGCCACCAGAACCCCTGCACGTAACATAGTACAGCCCATCACAAAGGGGCCTGTGTTGGCACAGTGGATCAAGACTGATTCTCCAAGGGCTTGCTTTGAGCTAATGCTCGACGACAACCTAATCAATGTAATCCTGACATGGACCAATCAATCAATTGAAAAGCTGGCGGCCAAATATAAGGACAAAAAGACCCCAACAACTGACAAAGCATATTTCAATGAAATTATGGCATTTATTGGGATCCTCATCATGTCTGGCCTAAAACAAGACAACCATGTGCCAACGCAAGAGATGTTCTCCAAAACAATTGGACCTGCCTTGTACAGAGCTGCTATGGGGGAACGTAGATTTGCGTTTCTTCTGAGAGCTCTACGCTTTGATGACATGGAAaccagagaggagaggaaaagcacTGATAAATTTGCTGCCATAAGGGAGATCTTTGATATGTTCATCAACAACTGTACATCTCGGTATTGTCCTGGTGAAAACCTGACAATAGATGAGCAGTTGCTTGCATTCCGAGGACGATGCCCCTTTAGAATATATATTGCAAATAAACCAGCAAAATATGGCATAAAGCTGATTATGGTCTGCGATTCGGAGACCAGTTATATGCTGAATGCAATGCCATATCTGGGGAAACACACCCAGCCACCACATGGTATGTCTTTAGGCCAATATGTGACCACCAAGCTTGTTGCCCCATATGCCAACACCAAGCGCAACATCACCGGTGACAATTGGTTCACATCCATTCCCCTCACAACTGACCTTCTGGACAACTATGGCCTCACATATGTAGGAACCATAAGAGCAAACAAGGAGATACCACCAGAGATGATTGACAAGTCACTCTTCAAGCACGGGCAAAGTGCTTTCTTGTTTGACAAGAAAATGACTCTGGTGACATATGCGAAGGACAAGAAAAAAGCACCAAAGAAGCTTGTGTTGCTGGTGTCTTCACAGCATGATCAGCCTACCCTTGCAGACAATGGAAAGCCAGAAATAATAATGGATTACAATGCCAATAAAGGGGGGGTCGACACTTTCGACCAAATGTCCGCCTACTCATCATGTGGGAGAATGACGAAGCGATGGCCCCTTGCAGTGTTTTTTGGCATGATAAATGCTGCAGGCATCAATTCCTATGTCATTCATAATGCAGAAAATGTCAAGGCTGGGAAAAAGAAAATTTCCAGGCGTACTTTCCTCACCACATTGGCCCACGAATTGATCAAACCCTGGGCTGAAGAAAGGCTGGCATTCAGAGGTCAGCAAAGGAATATCCAGCAGACCATAATATCCGTCTTTCCAGACTTCAACATCCCATCAAGGGCTGCTCCGGATGACAATACCAAGAGGAGGTGTGCCATCTGTCCTATcagaaaggacagaaaaacaaaatacaGGTGTATCACCTGCCACAGGCCAGTGTGTGTGGAGCACAGCCGTTTCCTGTGCGCAGACTGTGAATAaatcaatgtaaaaaaaattcatTGTACAGGTCTCATATAAGACAAAAAATATGGTTATTATGTTATTATGTTCACTGAAATATGCACAGGATTCATAAAAACTCTGATGTAGTATACCAGTATTGAATAAAGGCCCTTTAcacttattgaaaaaaaaaaaaaaaaaacactaatatttGTGCTCGTTTTCTTCAGGTTGTGGGTATGAGACATGAAATTTGATGGTTCCATCATAAAGTTCCACATGTTATTAAAGTAAGATAGaattatttttccttaattttcagcCAAACCGTTGTAATGatttttggaaaaaaaaatatcattttttctataagtttttttttagtaAATTTAGCATATACAGGATTTTTCATTTACACCCTAATAACTGCTTCACACTGTTGTTCTGATCCCAAAATAAGTGTACAAACTAAGAAATGCATAAAAAGAAACACCGTTTGCACATACGGCCCTTTTTTTGTATACGGGTCTGACAGACCCAGGTGTACCTGGGACCTTCGGGGGCAACAGGTGTACCTGGGACCTTCGGGGGCAACAGGTGTACCTGAGCAGGGttaaccggggggagggctttgtcttccctcgacccccccacccacccgtcgggctccccccgtaacaagaggacgaggaggaaggaggtctcgcgaggcAACGCAACATGCcgctgtcacgggcaaaattgagcctcgggcaaaattgagcccgggcatccacatgcctctgttatcttagctcaagctcgtgtatatgGGGTTCTTTTCGTCTGATATgacgtctagagctagcatgatcatcattctttattatgatgacaaagaccatgtcaaaatttgccccattaaataagaaattacataaagttcggcagcttttcctcgtcgccaagccatccttcagcagcgctccgacaccaatgatcgcacattcatttttctcagaaaataggataccaatcacatttacatcaacgtatttccacaggtgaacacttaggccatgttcacaccaagttgtgacacctgagattcattaataacgacaggggaaggaaaaatataggcccctgtcaatggcaaaattgagcctcgggcagaattgagccggggcatctatatgcctcggatttcttcgctattatatgttgtaagatagttcttttgacatgtatgggtaaattaacgctttctgtatctacatgtagaaggaaaacgcaaaattcgccctagtaaatcagaaattacataaagttcggcagcttttcctcgtcgccaagccatcctccagcagctctccgacacccatgatcgcacattcatttttcacaaaaaataggataccaatcacatttacatcaacgtatttccacaggtgaatacttaggccatgttcacaccaagttgcgacacctgagattcattaataatgacaggggaaggaaaaatgtagggccttccttgtctctaattaaGCGACGTCGATGgaaccgtacacggcctgagatggtacCAAGACCTGTTGTTTGTAACAACTACATCAACACAAACTCCTCCCACTTCTGCTGCAAGCCTACATATCCATGCCATTTCAACGTAATGGAGCAAAATAACCCCGGTCAAAGATAAGTCTTTGAATCTTTTCAtttaccctctttttttcccctctttcaggtcaggttaggttaagggcaAGGTTAAGTTATgggctatgttaggttatgttaaggattaggttaggatagggtacTTAATATGGAGGTCAAAGAGCCCCGGCTAGGAGGTTATAATGTTGGTTTtgggaaatttacatagatttgttggAAATTCGTGTCAAATCTCGCCTATTTAGGCCTCCCCCACCATAAACTCTGCTTTTCCGACAAGTCCTCAGTGGGGTTAGGGTACTGACCAAGGTGGCATTAGGTTTGTTCGAGTACCTAGGTTAGATTTACGATGGGTTAGCTTTGGTTAGGTTTAATTATACGAGCATGCGAacaaaaattgtttttttttgggggggtgaacATATACTGTACTATAAGTTCACCTGTCTCAGATTTTCAGATGAAACTTCACTTTTTTGGTAGATTTTTATGTGCTTTGAACAAATCTAGTAtatatatgcatctcatgtgtgggggggctccactcacacagctcttctggacagagtggaggctaaggctcttcgtctcatcagctctcctcctcatactgatagtcttctacctcttaaattccgccgcaatgttgcctctctttctatcttctatcgatatttccacgctgactgctcttctgaacttgctaactgcatgcctccccccctcccgcggccccgctgcactcgactttctactcatgctcatccctatactgtccaaaccccttatgcaagagttaaccagcatattcactcttttatccctcacgctggtaaactctggaacaatcttccttcatctgtatttcctcctgcctacgacttgaactctttcaagaggagggtatcaggacatctctcctcccgtatttgatcttgctttcggccacctcttttgtttctttttaggagcagcgagtagcgggctttttttttattattgttttctttttttgtgtgcccttgagctgcctcctttgttgtaaaaaaaaaaaaaaactatttccaTTGCAAATCAACCTTTTTCATACCCTTCCCCCACATAACTGAAGAATTTACAACGAAAGTAAGCAGATtcatacaaaaaaacaccaaaatctaccagaaaaatgtATTTTCATCTCCAAGCATGTGGTAAAGTTGCAGTTTCGGGCAATATtcccaaacctaatctaacttaatacATTGGTTGGTACTTATATGCACTGGATCAGTACCTAACGCCACTTTGGCCATTACTATCATCACTTTGTTGAGTACTTCTCGCCATCGGGTCAGCACGTTTAGATTTGAatcccctcctctacccccttt is a window of Eriocheir sinensis breed Jianghai 21 unplaced genomic scaffold, ASM2467909v1 Scaffold1905, whole genome shotgun sequence DNA encoding:
- the LOC126990697 gene encoding cadherin-11-like, encoding MLPSLVLAHKGNGVTLCPGVVQTTALLHYEASTSHNLTVRARDPFTGGHTDTHVTVAVTDVNDNPPEFSRSVFKEDVSEAASPGHVVLQVSASDVDTGPGGSVRYSCVMECGSFEVRALDGVVTLTKELDAETEAQHVLTVLATDSGIPQLSSTAT